One part of the Cystobacter ferrugineus genome encodes these proteins:
- a CDS encoding OPT family oligopeptide transporter: MPPGSPPLSEDRVPLVQQPSGPHLHTPYVPADQSPPELTGRGLVLGSVLGILFGASSVYLAVKVGLTVSASIPIAVLSIAFFRAWGRSNILENTIVQTVGSAGESLAFGVAAALPALLLLGYDVDLMHAFLVSALGGVLGVLMMIPLREGLIVQEHGTLTYPEGTAAADVLVAGEEGGTNARTVLLGFAVGGLYKLAYAGLRLFKEVVGTALGWVETTAAGVARRVGYTGGSLSMEISPELLGVGYIIGPRVAGITVAGGVLSYLVLIPLITFFGAGLEEPLLRTDGVLIRDMDPDTVRDAYLLYIGAGAVATGGLWSLVRSLPTLAGAFRRGVASWRASRRREAPLVLLRTERDLSPGVVAAGSVLLVLTMWLAPPLHLNLLSALLIVVCGFFFVTVSARVTGEIGSSSNPISGMVVATLLLTCLVYLMLGWTSAEDRFMALTTAALAGIAASNGGTTAQDLKTAWLVGGTPRHQQVALFVGVLTSSLFIGGVLVVLNRGATATVPESHPGQHVSVLSDETRTQSTYAWAVSETALAERGVTPEQLKGPLWKQGLEVAEGPGGALELRGWSAWPVERVAATDVRLPSGQSVKVADLGAVTAGPERTWRVGYVRGAETPLPAGTYLVDEAGSIHYVVDPGIGGRITSYEGQPLTRYPAPKAQLFALIIDGILTRKLPWDLVLVGVFIALMLELCGVSSLPFAVGVYLPLSSTTPIFVGGLVRAVVDRVRGGPSAESEFSPGILLSSGYIAGGAIAGVLIAFLEIVSDGAWTQAIDIPARLGDTALARLFQDSNAWGLGIFALLTALLLWTGWKGESGVPDREGKSTP, from the coding sequence GTGCCCCCTGGTTCTCCCCCGCTCTCCGAGGACCGGGTCCCCCTCGTCCAGCAGCCGTCAGGTCCCCACCTCCACACGCCCTACGTCCCCGCGGATCAGTCGCCGCCGGAGCTGACGGGGCGCGGGCTGGTGCTGGGCTCGGTGCTGGGCATCCTCTTCGGCGCCTCGTCGGTGTACCTGGCGGTGAAGGTGGGCCTGACGGTGTCCGCGTCCATTCCGATCGCGGTGCTCTCCATCGCCTTCTTCCGGGCCTGGGGCCGCTCGAACATCCTGGAGAACACCATCGTGCAGACGGTGGGCTCGGCGGGCGAGTCGCTCGCCTTCGGGGTGGCCGCGGCGCTGCCGGCCCTGTTGCTGCTCGGCTACGACGTGGACCTGATGCACGCCTTCCTGGTGTCCGCGCTGGGCGGCGTGCTCGGGGTGTTGATGATGATCCCCCTGCGCGAGGGGCTCATCGTCCAGGAGCACGGCACGCTCACCTACCCCGAGGGCACCGCCGCGGCGGACGTGCTCGTCGCGGGCGAGGAGGGCGGGACGAACGCGCGCACGGTGCTGCTCGGCTTCGCGGTGGGAGGGCTCTACAAGCTCGCCTACGCGGGGCTGCGCCTCTTCAAGGAGGTGGTGGGCACGGCGCTCGGCTGGGTGGAGACGACGGCGGCGGGCGTGGCGCGGCGCGTGGGCTACACGGGCGGCTCGCTCTCCATGGAGATCAGCCCGGAGCTGCTGGGCGTGGGCTACATCATCGGTCCCCGGGTGGCGGGCATCACCGTGGCGGGCGGGGTGCTCAGCTACCTGGTGCTCATTCCCCTCATCACCTTCTTCGGCGCGGGGCTGGAAGAGCCGCTGTTGCGCACCGATGGCGTGCTCATCCGGGACATGGATCCGGACACGGTGCGCGACGCGTACCTGCTCTACATCGGCGCGGGCGCGGTGGCCACCGGAGGGCTGTGGAGCCTGGTGCGCTCGTTGCCCACGCTCGCGGGGGCCTTCCGCCGGGGGGTGGCGAGCTGGCGGGCCTCGCGCCGCCGGGAGGCGCCGCTGGTGCTGCTGCGCACCGAGAGGGACCTGTCCCCGGGCGTGGTGGCGGCGGGCAGCGTGCTGCTCGTGCTGACCATGTGGCTGGCGCCTCCGCTGCACCTCAATCTCCTGTCCGCGCTGCTCATCGTCGTGTGCGGCTTCTTCTTCGTGACGGTGAGCGCCCGGGTGACGGGGGAGATCGGCTCGTCGTCCAACCCCATCTCCGGCATGGTGGTGGCCACGCTGCTGCTCACGTGCCTGGTGTACCTGATGCTCGGGTGGACGAGCGCCGAGGACCGGTTCATGGCGCTCACCACGGCGGCGCTCGCGGGCATCGCGGCGTCCAACGGCGGCACCACGGCGCAGGACCTGAAGACGGCGTGGCTCGTGGGCGGCACGCCGCGGCATCAGCAGGTGGCGCTCTTCGTGGGCGTGCTGACGAGCTCGCTCTTCATCGGCGGCGTGCTGGTGGTGCTCAACCGCGGCGCCACGGCGACGGTGCCCGAGTCGCACCCGGGCCAGCACGTGAGCGTGCTGAGCGACGAGACGCGGACGCAGTCCACCTATGCGTGGGCCGTCTCGGAGACCGCGCTGGCGGAGCGGGGCGTGACGCCCGAGCAGCTCAAGGGGCCGCTGTGGAAGCAGGGCCTGGAGGTGGCCGAGGGGCCTGGAGGGGCGCTGGAGCTGCGGGGGTGGAGCGCGTGGCCGGTGGAGCGGGTGGCGGCCACGGACGTGCGCCTGCCGTCGGGCCAGAGCGTGAAGGTGGCCGACCTGGGCGCGGTGACGGCGGGACCCGAGCGCACCTGGCGGGTGGGCTACGTGCGCGGCGCGGAGACGCCGCTGCCCGCGGGCACGTACCTGGTGGATGAGGCGGGGAGCATCCACTACGTGGTGGATCCGGGCATTGGCGGACGCATCACCAGCTACGAGGGGCAGCCGCTCACGCGCTATCCGGCGCCCAAGGCGCAGCTCTTCGCGCTCATCATCGACGGCATCCTCACGCGCAAGCTGCCGTGGGATCTGGTGCTGGTGGGCGTCTTCATCGCGCTGATGCTGGAGCTGTGCGGGGTGTCCTCGCTGCCCTTCGCGGTGGGCGTGTACCTGCCCCTGTCGAGCACCACGCCCATCTTCGTGGGGGGCCTGGTGCGCGCCGTGGTGGACCGGGTGCGCGGAGGCCCCTCCGCCGAGAGCGAGTTCTCTCCCGGAATCCTGCTGTCCTCGGGCTACATCGCCGGTGGGGCGATCGCGGGCGTGCTCATCGCCTTCCTGGAGATCGTCAGCGATGGTGCCTGGACCCAGGCGATCGACATCCCCGCCCGGCTGGGGGACACGGCCCTCGCACGCCTGTTCCAGGACTCGAACGCGTGGGGCCTGGGCATCTTCGCGCTGCTCACCGCCCTGCTGCTGTGGACGGGCTGGAAGGGCGAGAGCGGCGTGCCGGACCGGGAGGGCAAATCCACGCCCTGA